The following coding sequences are from one Paenibacillus stellifer window:
- the def gene encoding peptide deformylase, with protein MAIRLIVKEPDEVLHKTAKPVTKITPNVQKLLDDMADTMYDAEGVGLAAPQVGILKRLIVVDADEEHGLIKLINPEIIHSEGEQLGPEGCLSIPGLNGDVRRAETVTVRGLDREGNEVEITGSGLLARAFQHEIDHLNGVLFTDVAEKVYDITAERSGTEE; from the coding sequence ATGGCAATTCGATTAATCGTTAAAGAGCCTGATGAAGTCCTTCATAAAACGGCGAAGCCGGTGACGAAAATTACCCCCAACGTCCAGAAGCTGCTGGATGATATGGCGGATACGATGTATGACGCAGAGGGCGTCGGACTGGCCGCTCCGCAGGTCGGAATCCTGAAACGGCTGATCGTGGTGGACGCCGACGAGGAGCATGGACTGATCAAGTTAATCAATCCCGAGATCATCCACTCCGAAGGTGAACAGCTCGGACCGGAAGGCTGCCTCAGCATTCCCGGCCTTAACGGCGACGTGCGCCGCGCGGAGACAGTTACCGTGCGCGGACTTGACCGCGAAGGCAACGAGGTTGAGATCACGGGCAGCGGCTTGCTGGCGCGGGCGTTCCAGCATGAGATCGATCATCTGAACGGCGTGCTGTTCACGGATGTCGCGGAGAAGGTCTACGATATCACCGCTGAACGGAGCGGAACCGAGGAGTGA
- the fmt gene encoding methionyl-tRNA formyltransferase, translated as MKIVFMGTPQFAVPCLRMLVEEGFEVAAVVTQPDRPQGRKKVLTPSPVKAAALELGLPVLQPERMRRPEAVAELAAYEPELIVTAAYGQILPKAVLDLPARGCVNVHGSLLPKYRGGAPIQRSIIDGEKVTGITLMYMAEGIDTGDMIAKIEVPIEDDDTSGTMFEKLSLAGRDLLKEWMPRLVKGPVAAEKQDDSLAIYAPNLSRDDEKIDWNAGSREIYNRIRGLVPYSGGFTLWNGETFKVWQAANPDDQALSGSILVEEGSGEAETVPGTVLSAGPKGIEVKTGDGSLLLLQVQPAGKKAMSAGDFARGGLMKSGTVLE; from the coding sequence ATGAAAATCGTATTCATGGGCACGCCGCAGTTCGCGGTGCCCTGCCTGCGCATGCTGGTGGAGGAAGGCTTCGAGGTGGCGGCGGTCGTCACCCAGCCGGACCGGCCGCAGGGGAGAAAGAAAGTTTTGACGCCTTCGCCGGTCAAGGCGGCGGCTCTGGAGCTGGGACTGCCTGTACTTCAGCCTGAACGCATGCGCAGACCGGAGGCGGTGGCGGAACTGGCGGCCTATGAGCCGGAGCTGATCGTTACCGCTGCCTACGGCCAAATACTGCCGAAGGCCGTGCTGGACCTGCCGGCCAGGGGCTGTGTGAACGTTCATGGCTCGCTGCTGCCGAAATACCGGGGCGGTGCCCCGATCCAGCGTAGCATTATCGATGGCGAGAAGGTAACGGGCATAACGCTGATGTACATGGCGGAAGGAATCGATACCGGCGACATGATCGCCAAGATTGAGGTGCCTATCGAAGACGATGATACATCTGGAACGATGTTCGAGAAGCTGAGCCTCGCGGGAAGGGATCTGCTGAAGGAATGGATGCCGCGTCTCGTGAAAGGTCCGGTAGCGGCCGAGAAGCAGGATGACAGCCTTGCCATCTATGCGCCGAATTTGTCCCGCGACGATGAGAAGATCGACTGGAACGCGGGATCGCGGGAAATCTATAACCGCATTCGCGGGCTGGTTCCCTACTCCGGCGGCTTCACCCTGTGGAACGGAGAGACCTTCAAAGTGTGGCAGGCCGCTAATCCCGATGATCAGGCGTTGTCTGGCAGCATTCTCGTCGAAGAAGGTTCGGGCGAAGCGGAGACGGTGCCGGGCACGGTACTGTCGGCTGGACCGAAGGGCATTGAAGTGAAGACCGGCGACGGAAGTCTGCTGCTGCTTCAGGTTCAGCCTGCGGGCAAGAAAGCGATGAGCGCCGGCGACTTCGCCCGCGGCGGTCTGATGAAGTCCGGCACGGTGCTGGAATGA